The following are encoded together in the Culex pipiens pallens isolate TS chromosome 1, TS_CPP_V2, whole genome shotgun sequence genome:
- the LOC120426691 gene encoding esterase AAEL000016 — protein sequence MASDGDGKSSSGSSATQKSSAPEPASKLKVLALHGYRQNGDSFKSKLGSLRKFINKYAELVFVTAPHVAPPMEAGAEVDPTQRSWWFNKDDGTFKGTNKNGPAVGFEQSLKLVEKVWREEQCSGLLGFSQGACFVGLLCDLSARGMTSIKPEFAVLSSGFRSGSLVHLNYYENKVQIPSLHIFGETDEIIPKEMSQALLGTFIDPQVLTHPGGHFFPAQAVQKPAYVEFFRERLQYHLEAKEIENATAENSILLDENGAGCNGADNDEEDSD from the exons ATGGCGTCCGACGGAGATGGCAAATCCTCTTCCGGCAGCAGTGCGACTCAGAAATCTTCCGCTCCAGAACCGGCTTCGAAGCTGAAGGTGCTAGCCCTGCACGGATACCGGCAAAATGGGGACAGTTTCAAATCGAAACTCGGTTCGCTCCGGAAGTTTATCAACAAATACGCCGAACTGGTGTTCGTGACGGCCCCTCACGTTGCCCCACCGATGGAAGCCGGTGCGGAAGTCGATCCAACCCAGCGGAGCTGGTGGTTCAACAAGGACGACGGAACGTTCAAGGGCACCAACAAAAACGGTCCCGCGGTGGGCTTCGAGCAGAGTCTCAAGCTGGTTGAGAAGGTCTGGCGGGAGGAGCAGTGCTCCGGATTGCTGGGATTTTCGCAGGGAGCTTGTTTCGTGGGGTTGTTGTGTGATTTAAGTGCCCGAGGAATGACCTCGATCAAGCCGGAGTTTGCCGTTTTGTCGTCCGGCTTCCGGTCGGGCAGTCTGGTGCATCTGAACTACTACGAGAACAAGGTTCAGATACCTTCGCTGCACATCTTCGGCGAAACGGACGAAATTATTCCCAAGG AAATGAGCCAAGCCCTGCTCGGCACCTTTATCGATCCCCAGGTGCTGACCCATCCCGGGGGGCACTTTTTCCCCGCACAGGCCGTTCAGAAGCCGGCATACGTTGAGTTCTTCCGCGAGCGGTTGCAGTACCATCTGGAAGCGAAGGAAATCGAAAATGCGACCGCCGAAAATAGCATACTGCTGGACGAAAACGGCGCCGGCTGTAACGGGGCGGACAATGACGAAGAAGACTCGGATTAA
- the LOC120426692 gene encoding elongin-B, with amino-acid sequence MDVFMMIRRKKTTIFTDAKETTLVAELKRMIEGIVKVPLADQRLYNKDNQLMEDDRTLQDCGITVQTAKAQCPAQLGLAVRENNGDFEQLDLTPYSLPPDLPDVMKNQDAANGQDQLA; translated from the exons ATG GACGTTTTCATGATGATAAGACGGAAGAAGACCACAATCTTCACCGATGCCAAAGAGACCACGTTGGTGGCCGAGCTGAAGCGCATGATCGAAGGAATCGTAAAGGTGCCCCTCGCGGACCAGCGTCTGTACAACAAGGACAACCAGCTGATGGAGGACGACCGAACGCTGCAGGACTGCGGCATCACGGTGCAAACTGCCAAGGCGCAGTGTCCCGCCCAGCTGGGCCTCGCCGTCCGGGAGAACAACGGTGACTTTGAGCAGCTCGATCTGACGCCGTACTCGCTGCCGCCGGATCTTCCCGACGTGATGAAGAACCAGGACGCCGCCAACGGACAGGACCAGCTTGCCTAA